The Candidatus Methylomirabilota bacterium genome includes the window CATCTCACCGTTTTCGGCTATGATTCCGGCGATGTCACACCGAGGAGGATCGTGATGGCGGGACCACGTCTGGCGGGCAAGGTGGCGATCGTGACGGGGGCGGGCTCGCGCGCCGAGGGCATCGGCAACGGCCGCGCCACCGCGGTGGTGTTCGCGCGCGAGGGCGCGCGCGTGCTGTGCGTTGACCAGAGCAAGGACGCCGCCGAGGCGACGCGCGCGATGATCGCCGTCGAAGGGGGCGAGGCGGCGGTGTTCGCAGCCGACGTCACGCGGAGCGGCGACTGCCGCGCCATGGTGGAGGAAGCGGTCCGACGCTGGGGCCGGCTCGACATCCTCGACAACAACGTCGGCATCGGCGGACGCGCCACCGTCGTCGAGGTCGAGGAGGGCGACTGGGACCACATGATGCGGGTCAACGTGACCAGCATGATGCTGGCGTCCAAGCACGCCATTCCCGCAATGACGAAGGGCGGCGGCGGCGCCATCGTCAACATCTCCTCCATCTCCGCCCTCCGCCCGCGGGGCCTCACGCCCTACACGGTCTCCAAGGGGGCGGTGATCGCGCTCACGCGCGCCATGGCGGTCGACCACGCCGCCCAGGGCATCCGCGTGAACTGCATCGCGCCCGGCCCGGTCTACACGCCGATGGTGTACGCGGCCGGCATGAGCCCCGAGCTGCGCGACCAGCGACGGCGGGCCTCTCCGCTCGGCGTCGAGGGCACCGGCTGGGACATCGCCCACGCCGCGCTCTTCCTCGCCTCCGACGAGGCGCGCTACGTCACCGGCGTGGTGCTGCCGGTGGACGGCGGGGTCACGTTGACGAGCGCGTCCCGCTGAAGATCCGCGACTTGAGCTTCGACGGCACCCAGCGGGCCACCCGCCGGGCCACCGCGGCGAAGGCGTCGAGCGAGGCGGGATCGCCGGGCCAGTAGCGCAAGAGCAGCGCCCGGTCCACGTAGGTCAGGAGCCCGTCCAGGACCACTGCGACCAGCAGCACGTCGTCCAGATAGCCGATCACGGGCAGGAAGTCCGGGATCAGGTCGATCGGGCTCGCGAGATACACGGCCACCGCGGCGAGGGCGATCTTGGCCGCCTTCGGCATCGTGCGGTCGGCCATCAGCGAGGCGATCATGCGCGCCAGGCGCGGAAGGAACAGCGCCAGGTCGCGGAATCGCAGCGCCGCCATCGCCTCTACTCCAGGCTCTCCGCGACGAGCTCGGCGATGTCCTTCGCCTGCAGGGTCTCTTCGGCGCCCACCACCTTGCGCCCGAGATCGACCATGGCGAGGCAGAAGGGACAGGCGCTCGCGACCACGTCCGGCTTCACCGTCAGCGCCTCCTTGACGCGGATCACGTTGACCCGCTCCTCCGCCGGGGTCTCCATCCACATCTGGCCGCCCCCGCCGCCGCAGCAAAGTCCCCGCTCGCGCGCGCGCGGCATCTCGAGCAGGCGCAGGCCGGGCACATAGATGGCGGACTCGCGGGGGGCGTCGAAGATCCCGTTGTAGCGGCCGAGGTAGCAGGAGTCGTGGAACGCCACCGCCTTGTCGAGGGGCTTCACCGGCTGGATGCGACCCTCGCGAAGCAGGTCGCGGATCACGACCGAGTGATGGACCACCTCGAAATCTCCGCCGAACTGCGGGTACTCGTTCTTGAGCGTGTTGAAGCAGTGTGGGCAGTGGCTGACGACTTTCTCGAAGGCGTACTGCTTGATGTTCCCCACGTTCTCGTCCGCCAGCATCTGATAGAGGTACTCGTTGCCGAGCCGCCGCGCCACCTCGCCGTGGCAGCGCTCCTCCGCCATGACGCCGAACGACACCCCAGCCTTCTTGAGGATCTTCACCACCGCTCGCGCGATGGCCTGGTTGCGGCGATCGTAGGACGCCGAGCAGCCCACCCAGTAGAGGTACTCCACAGGCTTGCCCGCCTCCAGCACCGGCACGTCGAGCCCCTCCGCCCAGGCGAAGCGCTCGGCGGGGGCGAGCCCCCACGGGTTGCCCGCCCGCTCGATGTTCTGCAGGGTCATCGGCGCGGTGGACGGGAGCGTGCCCTCGGAGAGCGTGAGATAGCGGCGAAGGTCGATGATGGTGTCGACGATGTCGATGTGGGCGGGACACTCCTGCACGCAGGCCATGCAGGTCGTGC containing:
- a CDS encoding SDR family NAD(P)-dependent oxidoreductase, with the translated sequence MAGPRLAGKVAIVTGAGSRAEGIGNGRATAVVFAREGARVLCVDQSKDAAEATRAMIAVEGGEAAVFAADVTRSGDCRAMVEEAVRRWGRLDILDNNVGIGGRATVVEVEEGDWDHMMRVNVTSMMLASKHAIPAMTKGGGGAIVNISSISALRPRGLTPYTVSKGAVIALTRAMAVDHAAQGIRVNCIAPGPVYTPMVYAAGMSPELRDQRRRASPLGVEGTGWDIAHAALFLASDEARYVTGVVLPVDGGVTLTSASR
- a CDS encoding heterodisulfide reductase-related iron-sulfur binding cluster, with amino-acid sequence LFYEVVLDFFGLFFVIGLGMACYRRFIKRPARVDPDPQFAYALLILFVINVTGFVMEGCRLAAVKPWWAPWSPVGYAVGQGFLAAGMGEGALRGLYLGTWLFHAAVVFVFIALLPRSYFMHLLTTPLNIFFSKLGPRGAIAKIENIEEAESLGISKFEEFSWKRRLDFDACVECGRCQDACPATMSGSALNPKAIIVKLKRYMLDGDTRPIHGEIIKADELWACTTCMACVQECPAHIDIVDTIIDLRRYLTLSEGTLPSTAPMTLQNIERAGNPWGLAPAERFAWAEGLDVPVLEAGKPVEYLYWVGCSASYDRRNQAIARAVVKILKKAGVSFGVMAEERCHGEVARRLGNEYLYQMLADENVGNIKQYAFEKVVSHCPHCFNTLKNEYPQFGGDFEVVHHSVVIRDLLREGRIQPVKPLDKAVAFHDSCYLGRYNGIFDAPRESAIYVPGLRLLEMPRARERGLCCGGGGGQMWMETPAEERVNVIRVKEALTVKPDVVASACPFCLAMVDLGRKVVGAEETLQAKDIAELVAESLE